One window from the genome of bacterium encodes:
- a CDS encoding GNAT family N-acetyltransferase: MTSELKELTPSDGREIFDMLKEIGPGENGFVNSGYDVEYVDFPAYLQRHANMAKGIGIDLTRYVPQTMYWLYVDGRPVGIGKLRHYLNDYLMKIGGHIGYAIRPSERGKGYGTLILKELLIKAREKGIEEALVTCREDNIRSRKIIERNGGKLADITDAECRYWIP; the protein is encoded by the coding sequence ATGACATCCGAACTAAAAGAACTCACCCCATCCGACGGCCGGGAAATATTCGATATGCTCAAGGAGATCGGACCGGGTGAAAATGGGTTTGTGAACTCAGGGTATGACGTTGAGTATGTGGACTTTCCCGCCTACCTGCAACGCCATGCAAATATGGCCAAGGGAATAGGCATTGACCTTACCAGATATGTCCCCCAGACCATGTATTGGCTCTATGTGGACGGCAGGCCGGTAGGAATAGGCAAACTCAGGCATTATCTCAATGACTATCTCATGAAAATCGGCGGGCATATCGGCTATGCCATAAGACCATCTGAACGCGGAAAAGGCTATGGCACACTCATCCTAAAGGAACTGCTGATCAAAGCGCGCGAGAAGGGAATCGAGGAAGCCCTCGTCACCTGCCGGGAAGACAACATACGTTCCAGAAAAATTATTGAGCGCAATGGCGGCAAGCTGGCAGATATTACCGACGCAGAGTGCAGATACTGGATACCCTAA
- a CDS encoding L,D-transpeptidase yields MRTGFMTIFCMLCLPACSAMVDPKPMTCPAEDSVVIGQLDADVTGDGVKDRIILMGRKQDRAGHYVVEMSVRLTDLDGQNELCTRLPEKSGSGINPQLKAMDFTGDGTPDVLISSPTDGGIINCVIYSFIDGRPKLLFDTNRGVMPAVTGHFLSDYKAEIIVGGQSSTVDLADHRKYYDQAGYYNNGKLLKSTEVITGGYGLITPVDVDHNGVYELEAIQEARGISGADPIAEIISHIKWDKDGWQVMDVSVRKTVLDIE; encoded by the coding sequence ATGCGCACCGGATTTATGACCATCTTCTGTATGCTGTGTCTCCCGGCCTGCTCGGCCATGGTCGATCCCAAGCCGATGACATGCCCGGCGGAAGACAGCGTTGTGATCGGTCAGCTAGACGCGGATGTGACGGGCGACGGGGTCAAGGACCGCATTATACTGATGGGCAGAAAACAGGATCGTGCCGGACATTATGTGGTCGAAATGTCGGTGAGGCTGACTGATCTGGATGGTCAAAATGAGCTTTGCACCCGCCTGCCGGAAAAGTCCGGTAGCGGCATCAATCCACAGCTCAAGGCCATGGACTTCACCGGCGACGGCACGCCGGATGTTCTCATTTCATCTCCCACAGACGGCGGGATTATCAACTGCGTTATATATTCGTTTATCGACGGGCGGCCGAAGCTGCTGTTTGACACGAATCGTGGGGTGATGCCGGCAGTCACGGGTCATTTTTTGTCCGATTACAAGGCTGAGATCATTGTCGGCGGGCAGTCGAGCACTGTGGACCTTGCCGATCACAGGAAATATTATGATCAGGCGGGCTATTATAATAACGGCAAATTATTGAAGTCTACTGAAGTCATAACAGGCGGCTATGGCCTGATTACTCCTGTTGATGTGGATCATAACGGCGTTTATGAACTTGAGGCAATACAAGAAGCGCGCGGCATTTCCGGTGCGGACCCCATAGCCGAGATCATTTCTCATATAAAGTGGGATAAGGACGGCTGGCAGGTTATGGATGTGAGTGTAAGAAAGACCGTTTTGGATATAGAGTGA
- a CDS encoding ABC transporter ATP-binding protein/permease: protein MKQVKRMSYYLRPYWVWALLAPIFMIVEVSMDLSQPRLLQSIVDIGIARHDVGYVLHHGLIMIIVALIGLVGGAGCTVFSTIAALNFSTDLRADLFKKVQALSFGNIDHLGTGSLITHLTNDIDQVQEAVIMFLRVLVRAPLLMVGSLALAIVTSPKLSLLLVVLSPILLLMIHVVRRKANPLFTSVQERLDSINSIVQENLAGVRVVKAFSRSGHECERFGKANENLCDMTTHASSLIAVMFPGMLMVMNLGIVGVLWFGGISVNNGSLKVGQLLAYVNYLTQMLGSLMMVSMLLMRISRADASAARIINVLDTTPEVQDTTTAKEAPKLRGSVTFDNVGFSYNGSDGNVLKDISLEAEPGETIAILGATGSGKSSLVHMIPRLYDVSAGSIRLDGMDIRELTQESLRRQIAMVLQDTILFSGTIRDNIRFGSPDATDDEVIKAAKMAQAHEFITGFADGYDSMLGQRGVNISGGQKQRLSIARALVSRPAILILDDCTSSVDMITERKIFDALNAWSHKCTRFVIAQRIRSVVDADKILVIEDGMLAAVGTHDELLRSSEVYQGIYQSQVGAVEVDSGK, encoded by the coding sequence ATGAAACAAGTAAAACGAATGTCTTATTACCTGAGACCGTATTGGGTATGGGCGCTGCTGGCGCCCATTTTTATGATAGTCGAGGTCTCGATGGACCTGTCACAGCCCCGGCTGCTGCAATCGATTGTCGATATAGGCATTGCCCGCCACGATGTGGGCTATGTGCTTCATCATGGGCTGATAATGATTATTGTAGCCCTGATCGGTCTGGTCGGAGGCGCAGGATGCACAGTTTTCTCGACAATTGCGGCTCTGAATTTCTCGACCGACCTGCGTGCCGATCTGTTTAAGAAAGTCCAAGCGCTCTCATTCGGCAATATCGATCACCTCGGCACGGGTTCGCTCATAACCCATCTCACGAACGACATTGATCAGGTGCAGGAAGCGGTAATAATGTTCCTGCGGGTTCTGGTGAGAGCGCCGCTGTTGATGGTGGGCAGCCTGGCGCTTGCAATTGTGACTTCTCCAAAACTCTCGCTGCTGTTGGTTGTGCTCAGTCCGATCCTTCTGCTGATGATACATGTTGTCAGGCGCAAGGCAAATCCGCTGTTTACATCTGTTCAGGAGCGGCTGGATTCGATAAACTCGATTGTTCAGGAAAACCTTGCCGGTGTGCGTGTAGTGAAGGCATTCTCGCGTTCCGGACATGAGTGCGAGCGCTTCGGCAAAGCAAATGAGAATCTTTGCGATATGACCACGCATGCATCTTCGCTGATCGCTGTCATGTTCCCAGGCATGCTGATGGTTATGAACCTCGGTATTGTGGGGGTGCTGTGGTTCGGTGGCATATCAGTCAACAATGGGAGCCTCAAGGTCGGCCAACTGCTGGCTTATGTGAACTATCTGACCCAGATGCTCGGATCACTGATGATGGTGAGCATGCTGTTGATGCGAATATCCAGAGCCGATGCTTCTGCTGCACGGATCATAAATGTGCTCGACACCACTCCCGAAGTCCAGGACACAACAACTGCAAAGGAAGCCCCAAAGCTGCGCGGAAGCGTGACATTCGATAATGTCGGGTTCAGCTATAATGGCTCTGATGGAAACGTGCTCAAAGATATATCTCTTGAAGCCGAGCCGGGGGAGACGATAGCGATTCTGGGCGCAACTGGTTCGGGTAAGTCCAGCCTGGTTCATATGATTCCCAGGCTTTATGACGTGAGCGCAGGCAGCATCCGGCTTGACGGCATGGACATCCGCGAACTGACCCAGGAGAGCCTGAGGCGCCAGATAGCCATGGTCTTGCAGGATACGATCCTGTTTTCTGGAACAATACGTGACAACATACGCTTCGGCAGTCCGGATGCGACGGACGATGAGGTCATCAAGGCTGCCAAGATGGCGCAGGCGCATGAGTTCATTACAGGTTTTGCAGATGGTTATGATTCTATGCTGGGTCAGCGCGGAGTCAATATCTCCGGTGGGCAGAAGCAGCGCCTGTCGATTGCCCGTGCACTGGTCAGCCGCCCTGCAATATTGATTCTGGATGACTGCACCAGTTCGGTCGATATGATTACCGAGCGCAAAATATTCGACGCTCTGAATGCCTGGTCGCATAAGTGCACACGGTTTGTGATAGCGCAGAGGATCAGGTCAGTCGTCGATGCAGATAAGATACTTGTGATCGAAGACGGTATGCTTGCCGCCGTAGGCACTCATGACGAACTGCTCAGGTCCAGTGAAGTTTATCAGGGGATATACCAGTCGCAGGTGGGTGCAGTGGAGGTCGACAGTGGCAAATAA
- a CDS encoding ABC transporter ATP-binding protein/permease — translation MANKRTMTDHMGPRHGGFASTVSVKNRRVLLRRLWKYLRTYRLELVWITFLVAATTGLSLCGPFLIGRAIDKYISHGDLPGLARVIGLLIVVYLLSAGGTWLQMIGMIRIAQRCVKDIRADLFGHLQTLSLRFFDRNPHGDLMSRLTNDTDTISSTLADGVAQLIGSVLAIVGAGIIMFKLNWHLAIVSLVTMPLIMISTRLMADRTRQGFRARQDSLGQLNGIIEESISGQRVIKTCCHECQAVEDFGRANVDLRKTAMKALIYIGLMGPMMNMYRNIGFAIVTGSGAWMVAKGMTTIGIVAAFINYADYFNRPLIQIANIYGTIQQALAGAERVFAVMDETSNDIDEVGALDTGDVRGEIDFKGVNFGYDEDALVLKDITFHVDAGQTVALVGSTGAGKTTIINLLTRFYDIGKGSIVLDGRDIRDLKKSALRTSLGIVLQDTFLFTDTVRENIRYGRPDATDEQVEAAAKFANADSFIHHLPHGYDTLLTDAGGSLSQGQRQLLAIARALLADPAVLILDEATSSVDTRTEIHIQQALHRLMEGRTSFIIAHRLNTIQRADKIIVIENGEIAEQGTHKQLIKGRGHYYKLCTSHLGIGQTISKEPN, via the coding sequence GTGGCAAATAAACGCACAATGACCGACCACATGGGACCCAGGCATGGTGGATTTGCGAGCACCGTGTCGGTTAAAAACCGCCGCGTGCTTCTCAGGCGTCTATGGAAGTATCTGCGCACATACAGGCTCGAACTTGTCTGGATCACATTCCTGGTCGCAGCCACGACAGGCTTGTCGTTGTGCGGACCGTTTCTGATAGGCCGGGCGATAGACAAGTATATCTCTCATGGCGACCTGCCGGGTTTGGCGCGTGTGATCGGGTTGCTGATTGTTGTGTATCTGCTGAGCGCGGGCGGGACATGGCTGCAGATGATAGGTATGATCCGCATCGCTCAAAGGTGCGTAAAAGATATCAGAGCAGACCTCTTCGGCCACCTGCAGACACTTTCACTTCGATTCTTCGACCGCAATCCGCATGGTGATCTGATGAGCAGGCTGACCAACGACACCGACACCATCAGCTCTACACTTGCCGACGGTGTGGCTCAGCTTATCGGGAGTGTGTTGGCGATTGTGGGAGCCGGGATAATTATGTTCAAGCTGAACTGGCATCTGGCGATTGTCAGCCTTGTGACGATGCCGCTGATTATGATCTCGACCAGGCTGATGGCCGACCGCACCAGGCAGGGATTTCGTGCAAGGCAGGACTCTCTGGGTCAGCTCAACGGCATAATCGAGGAGTCGATCTCTGGCCAGAGGGTCATCAAGACATGCTGCCATGAGTGCCAGGCTGTTGAGGACTTCGGCAGAGCCAATGTCGACCTGAGAAAAACGGCGATGAAAGCGCTGATATATATCGGTCTGATGGGTCCGATGATGAACATGTATCGCAACATAGGCTTTGCGATAGTGACCGGCTCGGGCGCATGGATGGTGGCGAAAGGCATGACCACAATAGGTATCGTTGCAGCATTCATCAACTATGCCGACTATTTCAACAGACCGCTTATCCAGATTGCGAACATATACGGCACGATCCAGCAGGCTCTCGCCGGTGCCGAGCGTGTGTTTGCAGTCATGGACGAGACATCCAACGATATAGACGAAGTGGGAGCGCTGGATACGGGCGATGTGCGCGGCGAGATAGACTTCAAGGGTGTCAATTTCGGCTATGATGAAGATGCATTGGTGCTCAAAGACATAACGTTCCACGTTGATGCCGGGCAGACAGTGGCGCTTGTCGGCTCGACCGGTGCGGGCAAGACCACGATCATCAACCTCCTGACTCGCTTCTATGATATAGGCAAAGGCAGCATAGTCCTTGACGGCAGGGATATCCGCGACCTCAAAAAAAGTGCTCTGCGCACGTCTTTAGGGATCGTGCTGCAGGATACGTTCCTCTTTACCGACACCGTCCGCGAGAATATCCGCTACGGCAGGCCGGACGCCACCGATGAACAGGTGGAAGCCGCTGCCAAATTCGCCAATGCAGATTCGTTCATCCATCACCTGCCGCATGGCTATGACACTCTGCTCACTGATGCGGGAGGGAGCCTGAGCCAGGGTCAGAGGCAGCTGCTTGCCATAGCCCGCGCACTGCTTGCAGACCCGGCTGTATTGATACTGGACGAGGCGACCAGCAGCGTGGATACGCGCACCGAAATCCACATTCAGCAGGCTCTGCACCGGCTGATGGAGGGCAGGACCAGCTTTATCATTGCGCACAGGCTGAACACTATCCAGCGCGCGGACAAGATTATCGTGATCGAGAACGGCGAGATAGCGGAGCAGGGGACGCACAAACAGCTTATTAAGGGGCGCGGCCATTATTACAAGTTATGCACGAGCCATCTTGGTATTGGGCAGACAATCAGCAAAGAACCGAATTAG
- a CDS encoding redox-sensing transcriptional repressor Rex, with the protein MPSIIKVPIPTLERLATYLTILTGLKTRNIETISSIDIEMSTGISAAAFRKDLSYFGEFGRPGIGYNVNELHSRISRILKIERTQPVILVGAGHLGSALAGYHPLRAENFHIVAAFDNNPNKIGRQLWDLTIMDVADIVSQNKAIGAKMGIIAVPAPAAQAVADKMVEAGIATILNFAPTLLRLPTGITVRNVDFLQELAVLSYHLPERS; encoded by the coding sequence ATGCCGAGCATAATCAAAGTCCCAATACCCACACTCGAACGGTTGGCGACCTATCTGACAATTCTTACCGGCCTAAAGACCAGGAATATCGAGACAATATCCTCCATTGATATCGAGATGAGCACAGGCATCAGCGCGGCAGCGTTCAGGAAAGACCTCTCATATTTCGGTGAGTTTGGCCGTCCTGGAATAGGCTATAATGTCAATGAACTGCACTCGCGCATAAGTCGGATACTTAAGATAGAGAGGACTCAACCTGTTATATTGGTCGGCGCGGGTCATTTGGGTTCGGCTCTGGCGGGTTACCATCCGCTTAGGGCGGAAAACTTCCATATAGTGGCGGCGTTCGATAACAATCCCAATAAGATCGGCAGGCAGCTCTGGGACCTGACGATCATGGATGTCGCCGATATAGTAAGTCAAAACAAGGCAATTGGCGCAAAGATGGGGATAATAGCTGTCCCTGCGCCTGCAGCCCAGGCAGTTGCCGACAAAATGGTGGAAGCCGGTATTGCCACCATCCTCAATTTCGCCCCCACACTTCTCCGCCTGCCCACAGGCATCACCGTGCGAAACGTAGACTTCCTGCAGGAGTTGGCGGTGTTGTCATATCATCTGCCGGAAAGAAGTTGA
- a CDS encoding site-2 protease family protein: protein MKAFYHLNAPRITIREYLFGTPWILLPVILFVKLFRISLSSSTDDPIVESVAPFEVGEAELPADVLERFQKAIVELSALGFHSPIYHVIKDPLRSTYIYWATFLHSTGHHIARIHNRVWIAPAKVKNHFFPIFCMPCQDGSFLVSSAGKPDLLSPASVSARYHIGMSIQKLWSLHESAVQKASVVPLSVSTQDQLRQTIEQWHILVRDFHIARGIFQPLKEDEIKRLDLTDELLKQEDISIDDAQVFANIYRIQQKKTNALSTLLLLAISLIVFVMVWRFSRLTGILLIVPILILHELGHYLTMRAFKYRNLNVFFIPLLGAAVSGQHYNVPGWKRAIVSLAGPVPGILIGTILGIVGAVLGIKPLLAPALMLLVINGFNLLPIMPLDGGWLFHTVLFSRHPYLDTAFRALAVFGLFLLGIGTGDKILTAICIPMAMALPTSWRQASIAYRLRKSGFNSDSADEATIPIETAKTILRLVREKQPKQQAPGLLAQQVLGIFQTLNTRPPKILASIGLLTAYLGALFIAFVVAGFLFLVSSGNMKDMLGMLEKGGKYEYRQGSTQQHIQSNYSAVPNAARTTIIAICKNDSEAGALYKEFSGKLPATASLRLFGQSLLLSLPEDAASDRKRLVKALEPKVKRILVDREGNRLSVSFTCLLSSKKMSKQCEQEFDGCFPYSDSEYLYLSTDSLVQPWTSAWKQLSPEQRSKFTCARITYYRLQNLYTEAYQTPDVKKAQQHITQLREKGDVEEASRLNKNITKTVRAEEERLLKDICSEATTDTSVVDLWKKIRDFDVKIDQVDASTAKKMLMTKATINSSPKDKQIKALIDQGNSITKMLEERLGARPNSKGNPENIKSGYARSEGRMVLVQIYSFSDISRGLPLIAEWLCQQGSVKVRYDINSLGSAD from the coding sequence TTGAAAGCATTTTATCATCTGAATGCACCACGTATCACAATAAGAGAGTATTTGTTTGGTACCCCGTGGATATTGCTGCCTGTTATTTTGTTTGTGAAGCTCTTTCGAATATCGCTCAGTTCTTCAACAGATGATCCGATTGTTGAGAGCGTAGCTCCATTTGAGGTCGGTGAAGCAGAGCTGCCAGCTGATGTTCTTGAACGATTCCAAAAAGCTATTGTGGAATTGTCTGCATTGGGGTTTCACAGTCCAATTTACCATGTAATCAAAGACCCTTTGCGTTCAACATATATATATTGGGCAACATTTCTTCACTCGACCGGTCATCACATCGCACGCATTCATAACCGAGTCTGGATTGCTCCTGCAAAGGTCAAGAACCACTTCTTCCCCATTTTTTGCATGCCATGCCAAGACGGCAGCTTTCTTGTATCAAGTGCAGGCAAACCGGATTTGCTCTCTCCAGCATCGGTTTCGGCACGCTATCACATTGGCATGTCGATTCAGAAACTGTGGTCGTTGCATGAGTCTGCTGTGCAAAAAGCATCAGTGGTTCCGTTATCGGTGTCTACGCAAGATCAACTGCGGCAGACCATTGAACAGTGGCATATACTGGTTCGTGATTTTCATATCGCTCGGGGCATATTCCAACCCCTGAAAGAGGATGAGATCAAGCGTTTGGACCTGACGGATGAGTTGTTAAAGCAAGAGGACATCAGCATTGATGATGCGCAAGTTTTTGCCAATATTTATCGCATCCAGCAGAAAAAGACAAACGCTTTGAGTACATTATTGTTGCTGGCCATATCACTTATTGTCTTCGTAATGGTCTGGCGCTTCTCCCGCCTTACCGGCATTCTGCTAATTGTGCCGATTCTAATTTTGCATGAACTCGGACATTATCTGACCATGCGTGCTTTTAAGTATCGCAATTTGAATGTGTTTTTTATCCCCCTGCTTGGTGCAGCGGTGAGCGGGCAGCATTATAATGTGCCGGGATGGAAGAGAGCCATTGTATCTTTAGCTGGTCCCGTCCCGGGGATATTAATTGGGACTATCTTAGGAATTGTCGGGGCAGTCCTCGGCATAAAACCATTGCTGGCGCCAGCGTTGATGCTGCTTGTGATAAATGGGTTCAACCTCCTTCCAATTATGCCTTTAGATGGCGGCTGGTTGTTTCATACAGTGCTCTTTTCTCGCCATCCATATTTGGATACTGCCTTTCGAGCATTGGCAGTTTTCGGGTTATTTCTTCTTGGCATAGGTACTGGTGACAAGATACTCACAGCCATATGCATCCCCATGGCAATGGCTCTTCCGACCTCTTGGCGGCAGGCCTCTATAGCGTATCGTCTGCGCAAGAGCGGGTTCAACAGTGATTCAGCTGATGAGGCCACCATTCCGATCGAGACAGCCAAAACAATTTTGCGCCTGGTTCGTGAAAAACAGCCTAAGCAGCAGGCGCCTGGATTGTTGGCACAGCAAGTATTGGGTATTTTCCAGACTCTCAACACACGCCCTCCAAAGATATTGGCTTCCATAGGACTTCTTACAGCGTACTTGGGTGCGCTATTTATTGCGTTTGTTGTAGCCGGTTTTCTTTTCCTTGTCTCGTCAGGGAATATGAAAGATATGCTTGGCATGCTCGAAAAAGGAGGCAAATATGAATATAGACAAGGCTCCACACAGCAACATATTCAAAGTAATTACTCAGCAGTTCCAAACGCAGCGCGGACTACGATAATCGCTATTTGCAAGAATGATAGTGAAGCGGGCGCGCTATACAAAGAGTTTTCTGGAAAACTACCTGCAACGGCATCACTTAGACTCTTTGGGCAAAGCCTGCTGCTCTCGCTGCCGGAGGACGCAGCTTCGGATCGTAAAAGACTGGTCAAAGCATTGGAACCTAAGGTTAAGCGTATTCTTGTAGACAGGGAAGGAAATCGCCTCAGCGTATCATTTACTTGCCTTTTATCATCGAAGAAGATGTCGAAGCAGTGTGAGCAGGAGTTTGACGGCTGTTTTCCTTACAGTGATTCTGAATATCTGTATCTATCCACTGACTCACTTGTTCAACCCTGGACGAGTGCATGGAAACAGCTTTCACCTGAGCAGAGATCCAAGTTTACTTGTGCTCGAATCACCTATTACAGACTGCAGAACTTATATACTGAAGCTTATCAAACACCTGATGTAAAAAAAGCTCAGCAGCATATAACTCAGCTTCGAGAAAAGGGCGATGTTGAAGAGGCTTCTCGCTTAAATAAGAATATTACAAAGACGGTGCGGGCAGAAGAAGAGCGCCTGCTGAAAGATATCTGTTCTGAGGCAACCACCGACACGAGTGTTGTCGACCTGTGGAAGAAGATCCGTGATTTCGATGTGAAGATTGATCAGGTGGATGCTTCAACTGCAAAGAAGATGTTGATGACAAAAGCAACAATAAATTCCAGCCCAAAAGACAAACAGATCAAAGCCTTGATTGACCAGGGTAACTCTATTACAAAAATGCTTGAGGAACGTTTGGGTGCACGTCCAAACAGCAAAGGCAACCCTGAAAACATTAAGAGCGGCTATGCGCGGAGTGAAGGCCGGATGGTCTTAGTGCAAATTTATAGCTTTAGCGATATCTCGAGAGGTCTTCCACTTATCGCAGAGTGGTTATGCCAACAGGGTAGTGTCAAAGTTCGTTACGATATCAATTCCCTGGGATCTGCAGACTAG